AGTAGAATAGAAATCATAATGATTAAGTACATTATAATTGTAGTAACTCCAATCCAGAATACCGCTTTATTTTTTCTGTTTTTATATCTTAATTGTTTATTAAATAGTAATATATAGATAATATGTGAGATTAAAAAAGCAATTAATCCTACTATGAAAAATAGTTCGTCACGATCTGCAAAAAGGAGAATGATGTCTCCAAACCATGAAAAAGTTAATGCTGCTAAAAGGTATTTTTTAGAAGAAAACGCTCCACTAAAATAAACTCCTAAAATAAGAAACGGAAGCAAAAGGGGTTTCATAAACCAAGCAATTGATTCTTGATCAACAAGGAGAAGGAGTAAATAAACAATACTTAAACCCAAATATCCAATTAATAATTTATTATTTTTCATGTTATGAGTTTATAAGTTAACAGATACAGCACTTTTTATTTTGAAATCAAATAGCGTAAAATAAATTGCTATTCCCAATGAAAATAGGAGGTAAGTAATTATTATATAATTACCCATAGGTAAAATAGAATTTAGTCCAAACCAATCTCCAAAGTAAATTAAAATCCCAAGACCAAATAACAATCGGAAGGTTTCCCAATAGATTGAAAATCTATTTTTATCCATTAATTCCGTATAGCTGAAAATAGTTATAAAAATAAAAAATCCATAAATAAAGATATTGGGCAAACCTATTTGGGCTATATTGTTAAATAAATAGCTAACAAATAGTAAAGTAATCAGTGCTTGAATAATAGACCAACTAATTAATTTAGTTGAGTTCTCGGCACCATATTTTTTAAAATTATAAACATCTGATATTTTTTTTACTGGATATTTTTCTTCAAAATGCTCTGGTCGCCAGCCAGTGGGTTTAAACCAAATTGTCAATTTGTCTTTCCAGCTTTCGGTACGCCAAGCATCCATAATTAATAGTCCTAAATGTTGATAATTTATTCGAATAGGGTTCCAAGTTCCGGCTGGTCTAGTTATTCCAAAAACGGGTGGTACTTCGTCTAATTCTTCTTGAAAAGTACCAAACCATTTGTCCCAAATAATAAAAATTTGTGAATGATTTTTATCAAGATATTCTGGATTTATAGCGTGATGAACTCGATGATGTGATGGAGTTACAAGGACATGCTCTAAAAACCCCATTTTTTTAATATGTTTTGTGTGGTACCAAAATTGTAAAAATAGTTGAATAGGTAGTGTTATTGCAATTACTTTAGCAGGAACGCCCAGAAGTGCTGCTGGAATAAGTATAAAAGTAAATAGATTAATAAAACTGGAAACCGTTTGACGTAAAGCACAAGCTAGGTTAAACTCCTCACTACTATGATGTATAGCATGTTTATTCCAGAAAAAATTTACTTGATGGGACAATCGATGGGTCCAGTATCCATAAAAATCGATGACAATAAAAGCTACTAAATAGGTTGCAATAGTATTTTCAATATGATAAATAGCTATTTTTGAAACGATCCATTCATAAGAAATAAAAGTAATACTAAGTCCTAATACATCTTTAACTGCGTTTGTAATTCCGGAACTAATACTGGAAACGCTGTCCATTAATGGAACATGATTCTCCCCTTTGTATAAATCATACATTTTTTCAATAATAATTAGTACCAAAAAAAGAGGCATCGCAATGATTAATATTTTACCATATTCTTCCATAAAAAAAAACGTTCTATTTTATTCAAATATAGAATAAAATAGAACGTTTAATGAATTATCGTTAAATAAAAAGCTATTTAATTGCCTTATTGTTTGAAATCAAACAATTTCAGCACTTAATCCTGCTTCTAGTAATTGTGTACATTGTGGTTTCAATTTATCAATAGGTCCTGTTTTCACAGTACATTTCCCATTATAATGTACAATTAAAGAACATTGTTCCGCTTGTTCAGGTGTATGTTCACAAACACGCATTAGAGTGTCGATTACATGGTCAAAAGTATTTACATCATCATTATACACGATAATTTCGTTGTTTAATGTAGGTGCTTCTTTTCGACTTACTTTTTCTCTTATTTTTTCTTTAGTACTCATTTTGTAGGTTTTTGTACTTTCGTTATTAATAAAACTAATACTAATTTACGTATTTTAATGAAACCCAGTTATTTCTTTCAAATTTTTTAACATAAGTTAACCCTTTTTCTGTACATGAAGCATCTATAAAAGGGATGTCTTCCGTGTAAAAACCACTTAAAAGAAGGGTTCCTTTTGGATTTAGACAATCTACGTACGCTTGCATATCGTTCAACAAAATATTTCGATTGATATTGGCAATGATTAAATCATATTTTTTTCCTTCTAATAATGAAGCTTCACCTTCATAAACTGTAATGTGTTTGCAGTGGTTGCGCTCTGCATTTTCAATAGAATTCAAGTAACACCAGTTATCGATATCTATTGCATCGATAGGTTGCGCCCCTTTCATTTCAGCAAGAATTGCTAAAATAGCAGTTCCACATCCCATATCTAGGGTTTTCATACCAGTTACGTCAATTTCTAATAAATGTTGAATCATCATATGTGTAGTTTCATGATGACCTGTACCAAAACTCATTTTTGGTTCAATTAAGATATCAAATTCAGCATCCGTTTTTGGGTGAAAAGGTGCACGTACATGACAGTTTCCTTCTACATCGATAGGTTCAAAATTCTTTTCCCATTCCTCATTCCAGTTAACTTGATCTATTTCTTCAAAGGTATAGTCAATTTCAAATTCTTCCGATTTTAAAATATTGATGTTCTCCAGAATCATTTCATCCCATAAATCTTTTTGTACAAAAGCGGATATACCAGATTCAGTTTCAGTAAAACTTTCAAAAGCAGTTTCACCTAACTCTGCAATTAATATTTCTGAACCCAATTCTTTTGGTTCAATTGTAAAATGGTATCCTATATAAATATTTGACATGTTTAATTTTTTTGCAAAGGTAGTATTTCTCTTTTTATGGAATTATATAAAAATAAAAAAAGCGGTAAAATACATTTTACCGCTTTTTTAATATGTTAATTTTATTTTAGATTGCATTTACAATTGCAACAAAATCATCAGCTTTTAATGCAGCACCACCAATAAGACCACCGTCTACATCTGGTTTAGAGAAAATTTCTTTTGCATTTTCTGGTTTAACGCTACCTCCATAAAGGATTGAAACATCTTCAGCAATATCACTTCCGAAAGCTTTGCGAACCGTTTCTCTAATGAATTCATGCATTTCTTGTGCTTGTTCTGGTGAAGCAGTTTCTCCAGTTCCTATTGCCCATACTGGCTCATAAGCCAAAACAACATGTTCCCAATCTTTTGCTTCGATTTGGAACAATCCATCTCTTAGTTGGTTTTCAACAATGTTGAAATGGTTTTGAGATTGACGATCTTTCAATTCTTCTCCAAAACAGAAAATAACCATCATGTCATGCTCTAAAGCAGTAT
The Flavobacterium sp. WC2421 genome window above contains:
- a CDS encoding lysoplasmalogenase, whose translation is MKNNKLLIGYLGLSIVYLLLLLVDQESIAWFMKPLLLPFLILGVYFSGAFSSKKYLLAALTFSWFGDIILLFADRDELFFIVGLIAFLISHIIYILLFNKQLRYKNRKNKAVFWIGVTTIIMYLIIMISILLPNLGDLTIPVFVYALVISTMLLFAYKGFLNWEEPGNWYILIGAIAFVTSDSILAFNKFYTPIVMSSFFIMITYLIAQYLIVVGILKLNKKNSIPFL
- a CDS encoding sterol desaturase family protein; amino-acid sequence: MEEYGKILIIAMPLFLVLIIIEKMYDLYKGENHVPLMDSVSSISSGITNAVKDVLGLSITFISYEWIVSKIAIYHIENTIATYLVAFIVIDFYGYWTHRLSHQVNFFWNKHAIHHSSEEFNLACALRQTVSSFINLFTFILIPAALLGVPAKVIAITLPIQLFLQFWYHTKHIKKMGFLEHVLVTPSHHRVHHAINPEYLDKNHSQIFIIWDKWFGTFQEELDEVPPVFGITRPAGTWNPIRINYQHLGLLIMDAWRTESWKDKLTIWFKPTGWRPEHFEEKYPVKKISDVYNFKKYGAENSTKLISWSIIQALITLLFVSYLFNNIAQIGLPNIFIYGFFIFITIFSYTELMDKNRFSIYWETFRLLFGLGILIYFGDWFGLNSILPMGNYIIITYLLFSLGIAIYFTLFDFKIKSAVSVNL
- a CDS encoding ATP-dependent Clp protease adaptor ClpS — protein: MSTKEKIREKVSRKEAPTLNNEIIVYNDDVNTFDHVIDTLMRVCEHTPEQAEQCSLIVHYNGKCTVKTGPIDKLKPQCTQLLEAGLSAEIV
- the prmA gene encoding 50S ribosomal protein L11 methyltransferase, which translates into the protein MSNIYIGYHFTIEPKELGSEILIAELGETAFESFTETESGISAFVQKDLWDEMILENINILKSEEFEIDYTFEEIDQVNWNEEWEKNFEPIDVEGNCHVRAPFHPKTDAEFDILIEPKMSFGTGHHETTHMMIQHLLEIDVTGMKTLDMGCGTAILAILAEMKGAQPIDAIDIDNWCYLNSIENAERNHCKHITVYEGEASLLEGKKYDLIIANINRNILLNDMQAYVDCLNPKGTLLLSGFYTEDIPFIDASCTEKGLTYVKKFERNNWVSLKYVN
- the tpiA gene encoding triose-phosphate isomerase yields the protein MRKKIVAGNWKMHKNAEQTEDLLNELIAKIPTDTDAKVIVAPTFVNLASAVDHLQFTNIDVAAQNVHQAESGAFTGEISADMLKSVGVDIVILGHSERRAIFNETDALIASKVNTALEHDMMVIFCFGEELKDRQSQNHFNIVENQLRDGLFQIEAKDWEHVVLAYEPVWAIGTGETASPEQAQEMHEFIRETVRKAFGSDIAEDVSILYGGSVKPENAKEIFSKPDVDGGLIGGAALKADDFVAIVNAI